TTCCGACAGAACTGTTCTCCGTGGTCAGGATGGCCCTCGCTCGACTCGTTGTGTGCGGCCTCGTGGGCGATTACACGCCAGAGCTGGAATACCCAGCCCTCCCAGTAGGACTTGCTCCACGCACTGTCTGTGAGCCAGATAGCGTCCTCTCCGTCTGTCCAAGCCCGGCACTGGTCGTCCACCCCGTAGCGTATCTCTCTATTCAGCCCCATCTTGTGCGCAAGCACGCGGGCGATCGCCATCTTCTGTGTCGACACCTTCTCCTGACCCTCGTCATCATCCAGTTGCTCGTAGCCCCTGAACACGCCGAGAGCGCGGGCTGTTGCCTTCTCGTCCTTGCTGTCCGGGAGTTCGATCTCCTCGGAACGGTCGGCGGCCTGTCGTATTTCTCGGCCCGCCGGGTCGTCTTTGAGGATGACTGTCTCGCCGCGAGTAGCGAGCTTGCCCGCCCATGGGCTGTCCGTCGTCGACCAGATCATCTCGTCGCTGTCGCGGACGGTCGCGTAGCTGACGTACTCACCATCACCGTCCTTCAGCACAGGCGCGCCCTCAAACTCGCTGTAGCCCTTGCCGATTAGTCGCGCCACCCCCGCTCGGCCTGCATCAGTCAGCTGTTCGGGATCGTATTCACGGAACACCGCGGCCCGTGCGTCGTCGAGAGTGTCACGGACCGTCTCCCAGGTGTCACAACCGGAACGGATCTCGTTGCGGGCGGTGTTGAGGTCGAGGTTCTGCTTCGTGATGACGTAGCCTTTGACGCCGTGGCCTCGGTTCGAGGTGACCTTCAGTCCCGCACTATAGACCTTGATCCAGTCGCTGATCCCCTTCTCACGGAGCGCGACGTAGGCCAGATCATCCTCGTGCACGTAGTCAACGCCGTACATCTCGTCCTCGGGAACCCGGTCACTCACGCGTTCCCCGTTGACAATGACCTCAACGTCGTGAACCAGCTCCATGAACTGGAACCGTTCCGCGAGGTCGTCGACGTAGTCGTCCCACGTCGTTGAATCGGGATCGGGGACTTCATCGTCGTAGTGGTCGATCTCGACACGGAAGCCATCGACGGCGTCGTCGACGTCGTAGAGGCGATACTCGCGGAACCACTCGTTGGCGTCGAACTCGACGACAGTCGTCCCGCTCTGGGCCGTGACGCGTCCTTTGGCGAGGGCTTGTCCGAACCCGATGCCGAACATCCCGATCGCCTCCGGGTCGTCCCGCTTCGTCGACTTGCCGAGCTGGGTCAGGAACTTGCGGATTCGCGCTTCGGTGAGATCCATCCCCTCGCCGTCGTCCTCGACCATGGTGCGCTCCGGCGTGATTGACACAGTGACCTCCTCCGATCCGGGGGCGTCTATGCCGTTCTGGATGAGTTCACGAACGCCGTCGACGAGGGACTCGGCTTGGCTGAAGATGAGCTCTTCGAGGATACGTTCTTGGTCGACTCCAAGCTGGCCTGTCTCGATGTCGTCACTGGTGGCCATCGGTAGTCACGCCTCCTCGTCGAAGTCTCCGAGGTCTTCATTCGGGTTGACGATGTCCTCAGCCCAGCGGTTCTCGGGATCAACCGGTTTGAGGGCGTGCTTGATCTCCTCCTCGCTAAACTCCCGCTTGGAATCAATCTCCAGGCGTCGACGTTGCCATTTGCGGGATAGTTCTGGTTCTCCGGGTTCTGTTACCCGGCTTGCCCTGACGAAGAAGTGATGCCAGTCACGCCCCCGATTCTGGCCGGAATACGTGTGTTTGTCGAGAGCAACATCGTATTTCCCACCCAGCTCCAACTCGTCCTCTGTCACCGGGAAGTCGGCTTCAGGTTCTCGGCCCTCCTCGAAGGCCGCTTCACGCTCCTCACTAACCTTCGAGAACCAATCGTTGGCGTGAGTGCTTTCGCGACTTGCTCGGGCTCGTGCCGCTGTCAGGGCCGCGTGAATGGCGGTGATCCGCCCCTCCCACGACTCTGGATCCCAGCGTTCCGTCGCCAGGCGGTGGTAGTAGTCGATTAGGAGGGCCTCTTCCGAGTTAGCTCGAAGGTCCTCCACGATGAACAGTATCGTTCGTTCCCAGAACTTCATTGCGTGCCCGGAGCGGACGAGTTCCCAGGCGCAATACGCCGCAACCTCTTCGTCACTTCTTCTAACAGATTTCTGATATAACGAGACCAGTTCAAATCTATTCGCTCCCGACTTACACTCGTACCACGGCATCTCCTCGCCCTTCTCGTTGAGCACTGTCTCGTCGTCCTCGTCATCCCCGTCGTCCACCGGGTTTCCGTGGATGTCTATTTGTTGACGGTCCTGTCGCTCTTCGTCGTTCTCCTTAGCCATAGGGTATTACCCATATGTATATTGTATTTGAATGATTATAAAGACAACTTTTTGATATTTCTGGAAATTTCGTTTGCTACGATACGGGGACAGGGAATGGATTACAATCCAGCTCGCTCATATCAACAGCCATATAGGTACGAGCTTCCAAAGTAGATCCACAGCCTACCGTATCTGCGACACTTTGATTTCCTGTGTCGCACCACTACACTGTGTGTCAGTCGAAAAGCGATTACAGGAGTTGGTGCAGCGTTTAAACAGGCTACCTGAGACGGATGAACCCCCACCAACCACACTCCAGATACTCGGACGTAACCACCAAGAGCAGGACTGGCAACGCCTCCTGTTTCATTTCCTCTCGCCCAAGGAAGGCCACGGCCTCAACCATGCACTCTTGGAACACCTATTGTCGTCGCTATCCGACCGAGATGATCTGGACTATACGTTCTCTCGACTGGATCTTCAGGACATCAAGATCGAAACTGAGGTCGTTACCTCTAATGACACTCGACCCGATGCGGTTCTCTGGCTACCGGGTGACTGGTTCATTTGCTGGGAGCTGAAACTTTGGGCGTCCGAGACACATGAGCAAACCAGAGCGTATATCGATGCCTCATCGTTCCCAGCGATCGATCTCTCGAAAGACGATGTACCCGTCGACAATCGCTACTACATCTACCTCGCCCCCGAGAGTGCATCACCACCGGAGGCTAACGAGTTCGTTCAGATTTCTTGGGAGTGGATCGCTTCGGAACTCCAGGCGTTCCTTGCGAAGAGCCAGGGCGGGTATCCGGCACGAACGACAGCACAGCTTGAAGACTTCATCAGCACGATACAGCAGGAGCTGACCATGACAGAACACCAAGAGAACCAGCAAGAGAAAGCTCAACTGTACTTTGACTACTACGACGAACTGCAAGACGTACAGAGCGCGTTTGAGAACCAGTGGGATGACTTCACGGATAACTGGGGTCTACGTCTCGCCGGAGAGTTGGATGGTGTCGAGATCGTAGAGATCCCGGATCTTCCAGACAACCACGTCGGGATCGAACTGAATCCAGACTCCGAAGACTCCGATAGATGGATTTTCCGCCAGGGAAGTTCCTGGGCGGGTATCGCCAAGGAACAATGGCGGCGACGGAGAACTGATAACCACGTTGTCATCTACGGTGCCCCTGATGACGACAACTACGCCCACATCACCCTATATCATCGGCTTGAAAAGAATCGTAAGAAGGCGATCCAGAACGGTATATTGGAACTTACGCTTTGGCACGGCAACAGTAGCGACAATCAGTTCTATAAGCTGGTCAACGAACGAGTCAGCAACAAGATTGACGAGCGAGGGTATGAACTCCCGCCTACAGTTGACTTAACCAGTCGTACTGGAAATATACTTACGGCAACGTACAACATCCCTATCGCCGAGCACGACGACTTTTTTGATGCCTACACTGCGGGCCTGGGGGGTGCGTTCGTTGACTTGGTTGTTGAGAACCCCGAACTCATCACAATCATCACTGAGGCCTTTGAAGAGTCCCTTGATGAGTACTATTAACCGACTTGCGTAACCCAGTGTCGAGTCCCACCGTCACAAGAGTTCAGGCACACGAACGGTTGGACTCGTCTATATTCCCTTAACAGGCGGTTCTGAAATGTCAGAAACTCGTTACCTCAATCAATACGAGTAGGATTCCAGCGAATCCCAATCGATTTCCCATCCATTGTTATATATCACTGGAACCCAGCCAATACCTGTTCCTTCTTTTCTCTTGTTGACAGAGTACTCTCTGAGCTGATCAAGCTCACTATCTGAGACAGTAGTTGTGAAATTTCTGGGCTTATCCGGTGGTGCTTCAACTAAGAAGCTCACCGTATGGTTACCGTTCGAATAATTATATTTCTCACACAGGGCATCGTATTGAGTGGC
The Halalkaliarchaeum desulfuricum DNA segment above includes these coding regions:
- a CDS encoding ATP-binding protein, yielding MATSDDIETGQLGVDQERILEELIFSQAESLVDGVRELIQNGIDAPGSEEVTVSITPERTMVEDDGEGMDLTEARIRKFLTQLGKSTKRDDPEAIGMFGIGFGQALAKGRVTAQSGTTVVEFDANEWFREYRLYDVDDAVDGFRVEIDHYDDEVPDPDSTTWDDYVDDLAERFQFMELVHDVEVIVNGERVSDRVPEDEMYGVDYVHEDDLAYVALREKGISDWIKVYSAGLKVTSNRGHGVKGYVITKQNLDLNTARNEIRSGCDTWETVRDTLDDARAAVFREYDPEQLTDAGRAGVARLIGKGYSEFEGAPVLKDGDGEYVSYATVRDSDEMIWSTTDSPWAGKLATRGETVILKDDPAGREIRQAADRSEEIELPDSKDEKATARALGVFRGYEQLDDDEGQEKVSTQKMAIARVLAHKMGLNREIRYGVDDQCRAWTDGEDAIWLTDSAWSKSYWEGWVFQLWRVIAHEAAHNESSEGHPDHGEQFCRNLRDRMDSHEPAYLELVEEIRDEGINATVRQYRHVHGLDV
- a CDS encoding PD-(D/E)XK nuclease family protein, encoding MSVEKRLQELVQRLNRLPETDEPPPTTLQILGRNHQEQDWQRLLFHFLSPKEGHGLNHALLEHLLSSLSDRDDLDYTFSRLDLQDIKIETEVVTSNDTRPDAVLWLPGDWFICWELKLWASETHEQTRAYIDASSFPAIDLSKDDVPVDNRYYIYLAPESASPPEANEFVQISWEWIASELQAFLAKSQGGYPARTTAQLEDFISTIQQELTMTEHQENQQEKAQLYFDYYDELQDVQSAFENQWDDFTDNWGLRLAGELDGVEIVEIPDLPDNHVGIELNPDSEDSDRWIFRQGSSWAGIAKEQWRRRRTDNHVVIYGAPDDDNYAHITLYHRLEKNRKKAIQNGILELTLWHGNSSDNQFYKLVNERVSNKIDERGYELPPTVDLTSRTGNILTATYNIPIAEHDDFFDAYTAGLGGAFVDLVVENPELITIITEAFEESLDEYY